The genomic DNA TAAAGTGCAATACCTCTAAAAATACTATCTACTATATTTTTAACAGTTAGTGTATTAAAGCATATACCAAAACCATTATTAGATATATCTATTACAGTATCTTTTAAACCTCCAATACTTCTTACAATTGGTATTGCGCCATATCTAAGTGCATACATTTGGTTTAAACCACAAGGTTCTACACGAGATGGCATTAATAAAAAATCTGTTCCAGCATAAATTATATGTGAAAGTTTTTCATCATAACCTATATAAGTATTATAAAGCCCTTTGTTATTTACTTTTATTGCCTCTAACGCTTCTTCTCTTTGTTTTTCTCCAGAACCTAAAACCAAAACATTACATTGTTTAGATTCTAGAACTATTTTTAAAGCTTCAGGTAATAAATCTGCTCCTTTTTCTCCTACTAGCCTACCAATAAAAGCAAATAATGGTTTATTAATATCTAAGTTATAAGTATCACAAATCCATTTTTTATTTGCCGCTCTTCCAGACTGTACAGTAGTTTTACTAAAATTTTCAACTATAAAACTATCAGTTTCAGGATTCCACACCTTAGTATCAATTCCGTTTAAAATACCAATACATTTATTCCTTTCGTTACTAAGTAAGGTTTCTAATCCATTTGCATTCTTTTTTAATTCCTCCATATAAGTTGGAGATACAGTGGTCACACGCCATGCACATTTAATAGCAGCAGCAAGAGGATTTATTTGTCCGTCCCAATCTAAAAGACCAGAATTTTCGTTATTAAATTTTGGAATGAGGTGAAATTTATCATAATTAAACCAGCCTTGGTATTGTGCGTTATGTATGGTTGTAATTACAGGAATAGTATTTAATTCTTCATATTTATAACATTCTTGAGCCATAAATGGAATTAGTCCTGTATGATGATCATGACAATGTATAATTGTTGGTCTATTATCCAAAGTTAACATCCAATCTAAACAAGCTATTTGAAAAGCTAAAAAACGCTTAGCATCATCATAAGAATATATAAAGTTTTTGTAAAGTAATTCTGGAACATCCACAAAGCAAACAGGAAACTCTAAAACATCTTCATTTACCTTTAAAACTCTAAAATCAAATTCCTCATGACCTAAAGTAATCGTGCCATTATAAATTGAAGTAAATATATGTGTTTGTGTAAAAGTATTGTTATAAAATGGCATTAAAACAGTTGCACTAACGTTTTTATTAGCTTGATATTTTGGTAGTGCTCCAACTACATCGGCCAGACCGCCTATTTTTGCAATTGGGTAACACTCTGCGCTAATGTGAAATATATTCATTCTGGTTTTTTATATAAAATTGTAGTTGGACTACTAATTTAAATAATTCATACAGAAAAAAGTAAAATAAAATAAGTTTTTAAAAAATTATGAAATGATTAACGCATTCTACATTAAGATTTTATTTATTTAACGACTAATAATTTAAACTAATTTAAAGTTATTATGAAAAAATTGTTATTACTTGCCATTTCTGTTATCCTATTTAATTGTAATGGCATTGCCCAAGACAAAACCAAAGAAAATAAAGTTTACAAAGTTTCTAAAACGGAACAGGAATGGAAGAATGAATTAACAGAAAGTGAATTTAAAGTACTAAGAGAAGCTGGGACAGAAAGACCTTTTTCTAGCAAATTAAATAAAGAATATAGAGCAGGAACTTATGTTTGTGCAGCTTGCGAAACACCATTATTTAAAAGTGAACATAAATTTGATTCTGGTACCGGCTGGCCAAGTTTTGATAGAGAAATTAAAGGAAATGTAGATTTTTCTGTAGATTACAATCTAGGTCATGCTAGAACCGAAGAGCATTGTGCAACATGTGGTGGTCACTTAGGGCATGTATTTAGCGACGGTCCTAGAGACACTACTGGCAAAAGACACTGTATTAATGGTGTGGCATTAAATTTTATACCAGAAAAATAATGAAAGAATTTAAAGTAAATAAAACTGAAGAGCAATGGCGTAAAGAGCTAACAGATGAGCAATACCGTATTTTAAGAAAAAAAGGCACTGAAATGCCACATACTGGAAAATACAATTTACATTTCGAGTCTGGAGCTTACCATTGTGCAGCTTGTAACCAACAGCTATTTGAAAGCGATAGTAAATTTGAATCAAGTTGTGGTTGGCCAAGTTTTGATGAAGCTATTCTTGGTAGTATTACTAATATTCTAGATAAAAGCCATGGCATGATTAGAACCGAGATTGTATGCTCAAATTGTGGCGGACATTTAGGTCATGTTTTTAACGATGGTCCTACAGAAACCGGAACAAGATTTTGTGTAAATAGCGCTAGTGTAGATTTTAAAAATGAATAACAACTATATTACAAGTATAATAAAACAGTTTAACTATTATAAAACTGCTGGAGATAAAACTCTCCAGCAGTTGTCGTTTAATGAAATAAACTGGCAATCTCACGACAATTCTAACAGTGTTTCAATAATAGTAAAACACATGGTTGGTAATATGTTAAGCCGTTGGACTAATTTTTTAACCGAAGATGGCGAAAAAACCTGGAGACAACGTGAGCAGGAATTTCAAGCTACTTATACTACAAAAGAACAATTATTAGCCGATTGGAATAAAGGATGGACTTGCCTTTTTAATGCAATTACACCTTTAAACAACGACGATTTAAATAAAACAGTTTATATTAGAAATGAAAGTCATTTGGTAGCCGAAGCTATTTTTAGAC from Lacinutrix sp. 5H-3-7-4 includes the following:
- a CDS encoding glycogen synthase, translated to MNIFHISAECYPIAKIGGLADVVGALPKYQANKNVSATVLMPFYNNTFTQTHIFTSIYNGTITLGHEEFDFRVLKVNEDVLEFPVCFVDVPELLYKNFIYSYDDAKRFLAFQIACLDWMLTLDNRPTIIHCHDHHTGLIPFMAQECYKYEELNTIPVITTIHNAQYQGWFNYDKFHLIPKFNNENSGLLDWDGQINPLAAAIKCAWRVTTVSPTYMEELKKNANGLETLLSNERNKCIGILNGIDTKVWNPETDSFIVENFSKTTVQSGRAANKKWICDTYNLDINKPLFAFIGRLVGEKGADLLPEALKIVLESKQCNVLVLGSGEKQREEALEAIKVNNKGLYNTYIGYDEKLSHIIYAGTDFLLMPSRVEPCGLNQMYALRYGAIPIVRSIGGLKDTVIDISNNGFGICFNTLTVKNIVDSIFRGIALYENQNKFKDIRKSIMTIDHSWDKSAKDYLNLYQSIN
- the msrB gene encoding peptide-methionine (R)-S-oxide reductase MsrB; translation: MKEFKVNKTEEQWRKELTDEQYRILRKKGTEMPHTGKYNLHFESGAYHCAACNQQLFESDSKFESSCGWPSFDEAILGSITNILDKSHGMIRTEIVCSNCGGHLGHVFNDGPTETGTRFCVNSASVDFKNE
- the msrB gene encoding peptide-methionine (R)-S-oxide reductase MsrB → MKKLLLLAISVILFNCNGIAQDKTKENKVYKVSKTEQEWKNELTESEFKVLREAGTERPFSSKLNKEYRAGTYVCAACETPLFKSEHKFDSGTGWPSFDREIKGNVDFSVDYNLGHARTEEHCATCGGHLGHVFSDGPRDTTGKRHCINGVALNFIPEK
- a CDS encoding DUF1572 family protein, encoding MNNNYITSIIKQFNYYKTAGDKTLQQLSFNEINWQSHDNSNSVSIIVKHMVGNMLSRWTNFLTEDGEKTWRQREQEFQATYTTKEQLLADWNKGWTCLFNAITPLNNDDLNKTVYIRNESHLVAEAIFRQLGHYSYHIGQIAHIGKQIKNESWQSLSIPKGQSDQFNAEKFSKPKQ